A region of Ochotona princeps isolate mOchPri1 chromosome 9, mOchPri1.hap1, whole genome shotgun sequence DNA encodes the following proteins:
- the LOC105941566 gene encoding LOW QUALITY PROTEIN: mitochondrial import inner membrane translocase subunit TIM14-like (The sequence of the model RefSeq protein was modified relative to this genomic sequence to represent the inferred CDS: substituted 2 bases at 2 genomic stop codons) produces TVAAEGFAGRYLLQTIKQVEPHVKQLFQSLAISTSSGGYYRGGFEPKMTKQEAILILGVIPTASNXKIRDTHQXIMLLNHPDNGGSPCIAAKISESKDLLEGQAKKGSKHKFSVHISVYEQQLFVIK; encoded by the coding sequence ACTGTTGCTGCTGAAGGATTTGCAGGTCGTTATCTCTTGCAAACTATCAAACAGGTGGAGCCTCATGTAAAACAACTTTTTCAAAGTCTAGCAATATCCACCTCGAGTGGTGGCTATTACAGAGGTGGATTTGAACCCAAAATGACAAAACAAGAAGCAATATTAATACTAGGGGTGATCCCAACTGCCAGTAACTGAAAAATAAGAGATACACATCAATGAATCATGCTCTTAAATCACCCTGACAACGGAGGATCTCCTTGTATCGCAGCCAAAATCAGTGAATCTAAAGATTTACTAgaaggtcaagctaaaaaaggaaGTAAACATAAATTTTCAGTTCACATTAGTGTGTATGAGCAACAactttttgtaataaaataa